AAGGTTGCTGATATATTCGCCAAAAGTATTTGTGAGTTTTTCCGGCTTAAAGGCGACATCTACATTCGGCATTGCCGCGTCATACTGAGTCATGCAGACATATTTCAGCGGGAAAAATCCTTTTTTGCGCTCGAAACCATTAAAATCAGGATCAACAAGAGTCCTTGTTAACTCTCTTGCTCTGTCGGGTCTGAAGTTGAAGAATATTACTGAGTCATCTTTTGAAACTTCGGCGTTTTCGGCGCAAACAACAGGAACGATAAACTCATCCGTTACGTCGTTCTTATATGACTCCTCCACCGCGGCAACAGGGTCAGGATTCTTTACACCCTCGCCGTTGACTATCGCGTCATACGCCTTGGCGACACGTTCCCAGCGGTTGTCCCTGTCCATTGCATAATAGCGTCCCATTACGGTCGCGATTTTGCCGACGCCAATTTCATTTAACTTTTTCTGAAGCTCTTTTACATACTCTTTACCAGATGTCGGCGGAACATCGCGCCCGTCCATAAAGCAGTGGACATATACCTTATCTATGCCGTTGCGCTTTGCAAGCTCAAGCAAGGCATAAAGGTGCGTATTGTGGCTGTGAACGCCGCCGTCTGACAAAAGGCCCATCAGATGCAAAGCCGTGCCTTTTGCTTTGACGTTTTCGACTGCGGCTTTTAAAACCTCATTTTCGAAAAAGTCACCGTCTTGGATTGATTTTGTTATGCGGGTAAGCTCCTGATAAACAATGCGTCCCGCACCGATATTTGTATGTCCAACCTCACTGTTTCCCATCTGGCCGTCAGGCAAACCAACATTTAACCCTGACGCGCCAATCTTGGTCGTGGGACATGTACTGAAAATTCTATCTAAATTCGGCGTATTCGCCGCTTTAATGGCATTTCCGTATTCTGACGGATTAATGCCAAATCCATCCATTATTATTAATGCAATAGGTCTCTTCATAACAATCTCCAGATTCTAAAATATTTTAAATTGCTTATTTTGAAGCTGCTTCGACGATTTTCGCAAAATCAGCAGGTTTAAGTGAAGCACCGCCGATAAGCCCGCCGTCAACATCAGGCTGTGCAAGAAGTTCTTCCGCATTGCCAGCATTCATTGAGCCGCCATACTGAATTGTAAGGGCGTCTGCGACAGCTTTGCCATAAACTTGCGCTATTGTTTCACGGATAGCGTGGTTGACCTCGTTGGCCTGTTCTGCTGTGGCAGTCTTTCCGGTGCCAATTGCCCAAATCGGCTCGTAAGCTATGATAACATTTTTCATATCATCGGCTGAAACGCCGTTGAGGGCAATCTTTGTCTGCATCGCGACAAGCTCGCATGTAACGCCCTGCTCACGCTGCTCGAGGCTTTCACCAACGCAGATGATAACCTTAAGCCCATTCGCAAGAGCGGCCTTTACGCGCTTGTTTACAGTTATATCAGTTTCTCCAAAATACTGTCTGCGCTCGCTGTGTCCGATGATTACATACTCGACGTTCATTGATTTGAGCATCGGAGCCGAGATTTCACCTGTGAATGCGCCCTTCTCTTCCCAATGGCAGTTCTGAGCACCGACCTTTATATTCGAGCCTTTTGTTGCTTCAAGAACTGTTGTGAGATCAACAAAAGGAACGCATGTAACAACTTCACATTTTGCGTCTTTTACGAGCGGCTTGATTTCTTCGATAAGCTTCTTCGCTTCCTCAGGGGTTTTGTTCATTTTCCAGTTACCAGCGATAACTACTTTTCTAAGATCTTTATTCATAATAGCCTCCATTATCAAAATGATGTTCGCAGTATATTATAACATACATAGCGGCGCGGTTAAAGCCGCGCCGCAGGTTTGAATTCCAATTATTTATCGTTGAGGCATGCAATACCTGGCAGTGTCTTGCCCTCGAGGAATTCGAGCGAAGCGCCGCCGCCTGTTGAAATATGAGTCATCTTATCGGCAAAGCCAAGGTGCTCAATAGCTGCAGCGGAATCTCCACCGCCGATGATTGAGATAGCGCCGGACTCAGCAACAGCAGTTGCAATTGCTCTTGTACCTGAAGCAAATTTCTCCCATTCGGAAACACCCATAGGACCATTCCAAACAACTGTGCCAGCGCCCTTTATTGCATCAGCAAACATCTTCTCGGTTGCAGGACCGATATCAAGTCCCATCCAGCCGTCAGGAATTTCATCTGAATCAACAACTTTGCTTTCGCAGTTCGGATCGTATTTATCGCCGATGCGATTGTCCACCGGAATAAGGAATTTAACGCCTTTGCTCTTTGCTTTTTCCATGAGTTCAGTAGCAAGGCCTATTTTATCTTCTTCGCAGATTGAGCTGCCGATGTGATGGCCAAGTGATTTCAAAAATGTATAAGCCATACCGCCGCCGACAATCAGTGTGTCAACCTTATCAATCAGGTTATTAATAACACCGATCTTGTCGGAAACCTTTGCGCCGCCGAGAATAGCAACAAACGGGCGTTTCGGATCGCTCAAAGCCTTGCCCATGATGCTGATCTCTTTCTGAATGAGGTAACCGCAAACAGATACGGGAACGAAATGTGAAACGCCTTCAGTTGAAGCGTGCGCACGATGAGCTGTTCCAAAAGCATCGTTTACAAATATATCAGCATATGAAGCGAGCGCTTTTGCAAAGCTCTCGTCGTTCTTTTCTTCTTCCTTGTGGAAACGGACGTTCTCAAGGAGCATTGCCTGACCGTCTTTAAGAGCGGCTGCCTTTGCCTTTGCATCCTCTCCAATGACGTCCTTAGCCATTATTACTTCTTTACCGAGAAGCTCGGAAAGTCTCTTTGCGACCGGAGCGAGTGAATACTTCATATTGAATTCACCCTTCGGTCTTCCGAGGTGAGAAGAAAGAACTACCTTTGCATTATGGTCCAGAAGATATTTTATAGTTTTTATTGATTCACGAATGCGCTTGTCATCTGTGATATTACCATTCTCATCAAGAGGAACATTAAAATCACAGCGGACAAATACGCGCTTGCCGTTTACGTCGATATCCTCAATAGTTTTTTTGTTGTAAGTCATACAAACACTCCTCGGTTTATTATTCTATGCTTACGGGCAATTACTGAAAGATTGTTAATTATAAAACAATTACCCGATAACATTTTAGTATAGAAAGAAAATATTTGCAAGAGTATTTATAATCATTTTTATAAAAAATACATTGTAGGGTTTTGGCAAGAATTACATCATCATTACTCGTCCCAACGGTATTCCCTAAGCTGGCCATGTTCCTTGAGATTGGGGAAATTCCATTGTCTGAGCACTTCATAGGCACCGATGGCAACAGAATTTGCGAGGTTCAGGCTTCTCGCCTCTGCGCGCATAGGCAGCCTCACTGTAGTATCTGGGTTTTCATATAACAGCTTTTCTGGAAGCCCTGCAGTCTCTTTTCCAAAAACCAAATAACAGCCGTCTGGATATTTAATCTCAGTATAGACATGCTTTGCTTTAGTTGAAAAATAGTAAAACGGCCCTGAATTTTTAGAAAAGAAATCCTCAAGCCCGTCATAATACTTAATTGGCGTCATGAGCCACCAGTAGTCAAGTCCGGCGCGCTTTAGCTTCTTGTCGTCAACTGTAAATCCCATCGGTTTTACAATGTGGAGGGTCGCACCGGTTGCAGCACAGGTTCTTGCAATATTTCCGGTATTTTGCGGTATTTCCGGCTCAACCAAAACTATATTTAATGAAGGCAAGTGTCTTACTCCTTAATCATTAATATGGCTATATTATACTTTAAATAAACAATCCATTTTATATTACTATGTATTGGCCATGAAAACAAGAGTCAAAACCCATAAAAAATAGATATTGTACCTGCGGCACAATATCTATTTTCCCAATATTCAACAAAATTTATATTAATTAAAAAGATTATGTTTTCTTTATAAATTCGTGACCGCAGACTGTGCATGTAACGGCAAGCTTCCCTTTATGACGAGGCAAACTAAGAATCTTTCTGCATTTAGGACATTTAAAATATACTGTAGTTTTTCTGTTCTTCCATTTTAGTGAGATATACTTGAAGAAATTCCGCATTCCAGCCGTATTGCGGGCGAAAAACTGTGCGAATCGCATAAGGCCGTTCTGGAATTTCCAAACTTCCTGACGTCTTTTATATATATTCTTGGAGAAACATCTGAAAAGCGCATATCCTATCAAAGCTACTGCAAGGAGCCATGTCCATTTATAAGGCATGAACAGTAAAGCCAGCATCAAAGCACAAAGCGAGATTATATCAATACCGTTGCGCCCATTAAATATTCTCTCAATCAAAAATTATCATTCCTCTGTTTTTAGATTAGCACTCCTTGCGTTTAAGTGCTAATCTAATATTAGCCATTAGATCAGCTTTTGTCAACATACATGCTTAATTATTTACACTTTCTTAAATAATTGCGTCATGGTATAATTTAAGCAGTATGGAATTTATTAAACTGTCTATATTATATGGAATTTTAAAACCATAATACGACAAAATAAAAAGGTGATAATATGAGCACATTACATGCAAGAAGTCCACAGGAATCTATTACTATATTGACTGAACTTGTACTGCCCGCTCAGGCAAACCTTCTCGGCAACCTCCTCGGCGGACAGCTTATGCATTTCATGGATATTGCCGGGGCACTGACCTGCCGGCGTCATTCTGGATATGAAGTTGCTACCGTCGCTGTAGACAAGCTTGAATTCAAGCACCCGATCAAAGTCGGAGAAGTCATCACTATTACTTCAAAGCTCATCTGGGTTGGAAATACATCAATGAAGGTTAAAATTGATGTTTCAGCGGAAGATACTAAGGTACACGTTTGCAAGCTCACGAATACTGCATATATGACATTCGTGGCGCTGGACTCAAATTGCAAGCCGGTAAAAGTGCCTCCGCTTGCGCCGCAAACTGACGAAGAAAAAGCTTTGTTTGAAAGAGAACAAAAGCGGTACCTTGAATTTAAGAAGTCGCGCAAATGAATTTATTGAAGAGTAAATCGTACTTTTGTAGGCAGCGACAGCCTTTATAATATTATTTTTAAAGGGGGTCTTATATTTATGAGCGATGTCATTATCGGCGGATATCTTCTTCCCCACCCGCCTGTTATTGTCCCGGAAGTTGGAAAAGGCCGCGAAAACGACGCCGCACTGACCCTTAAAGCATATCAGCAGGTGTCACTTGAGGCAAAACAGCTCGCACCAGACACCGTTATAATCATTTCTCCGCATGCCCCGCTTTTCAGTGATTATGTATTTATGTATGACTCGCCGCAGCTCAGCGGCAGTTTTGCTAACTTTGATGCCCCAAATGCGAAACTCAGTTTTGAGCAGGACAGCGACCTGCGGCAAGAGATTGAACGCGCAATGCACAAAGCCGGCATACCGGGAGGAACGCTGTCCGCGTCTGAAAAAGCCCGGTTTGATATTAAAGACGAGCTTGACCACGGCGTTCTTGTTCCGCTCTATTATTTCTCAAAACTTTATAAGGATTTTAAAATTGTTGCAATGTCATGCTCAGGGCTTGATATGCAGCAGCTCTACAATCTGGGAAAATTGCTCCGGGCATGTGCCGAAAAACTGTCCCGCAAAACGGTTATCCTTGCAAGCGGCGATATGTCCCATAAGGTAAACCGAGAAAGCCCCTACGGCATGAGGCCTGAGGGCGCGGAGTTTGACCGTCAGGTCAGTGAATTTATTTCAGCAAGTGACATTCCTTCCATACTCTCCATCGACTCTGGGCTTAGGGAAAAAGCGGCAGAATGCGGATACCGTTCGCTTGTCATCCTATGCGGGGCATTTGATAAAATAAAGCCCGAGTGCGAACTGCTTTCATACGAGGCGCCGTTCGGTATTGGTTATTGTGTCGCAAGGTTCTCCCCGTCTGAAACCAGTGCTCCCAGTGCATTTGAGCAGGCATATAAAAAAGTCCCGCGTGAGAACGAAAACCCTTATGTCAATATAGCCCGCAAATCACTTGAAGCCTATGTTCAAAGCGGAACGGAGATATCTTCTTCCCAGTTTAGAAATATTCCTAATGCCAAGGACCTGTTTGAAAAGAGAGCCGGCGTTTTCGTATCACTTAAAAAATTTGGCGAACTGCGCGGCTGTATCGGCACCACCGCGCCGACACAGGACAACATTGCGGAAGAGATTATCGAAAATGCAATAAGTGCCGGGACGCGTGACCCACGCTTTAACCCTGTCAGGCCCGATGAACTCGACTTTCTGGAATACAGTGTTGACGTATTGTCCGAAGCCGTTCCTGCTAAAATCAGTGAACTTGACCCGAAAACTTACGGTGTTATTGTGAGAAAAGGCAGCCGTTCCGGGCTGCTGCTTCCTGACCTTGAAGGGGTCGATACTGTAGAACAGCAGCTTGAAATTGCATGCCGAAAGGCAGGTATCAATCCCCGCGAAAACTATGATATCTATAAATTTACGGTAACACGTTATAAGGGCAATTCAAAAGAGGGTTAATATATGGCTTTGAAAACTGCAAAATACTATGAAAAAGATAGTGAGAAAGCAGTAAAATGCCTGCTCTGCCCGAATGAATGCACGATAGGCGAAGGCAAATCCGGGAGATGTTTCGCGCGGAAAAATATCGGCGGTGAGCTGACAGCAGAAGGCTATGGCAGGATTACATCTATCGCTCTCGACCCGATTGAGAAGAAACCGCTTGCCATGTTCTATCCCGGAAGCAATATCCTGTCAATCGGCTTTTATGGCTGCAATTTTACCTGCAAATTTTGTCAAAACTATCGAATTTCCCAGTGCAAAGCCGATTACAGGGAATTTACTCCGAAGCAGATAGTCGAGTTGGCTCTTGAGGCACAGTCTGCTGGCAATATTGGGATTGCCTATACCTATAACGAACCGTTGACTTCTTTTGAATTTGTATATGACTGTGCAAAACTCGCAAAAGAAGCCGGTTTAAAGAATGTCATTGTTACTAACGGCTACATCAATCGCGAACCGATGGCCGAGCTCCTGCCCTATATTGACGCTATGAATATCGATTTGAAAGCGTTTACAGACAAGTTCTACCGAGAACTTTGCGGCGGGAGTGTAGAGCCTGTCAAGCAAGCAATCGCTTTGTGCGCAAAATCATGTCACGTTGAGGTGACCACATTACTTATACCTGGCTTCAACGACACAAACGAAGAAATTGAATCTATTGCGTCATTTTTAGCACATATCTCGCCTGATATTCCCTTGCATTTGACAAGGCACCACCCAGACTATAAGCTGCTGGAGCAGGCTCCTATTCGTCGTGAACGTCTGTTCGAGCTTATGGATGTAGCCCGCAGGCACTTAAAATATGTCTTTGCCGGCAATATATAAATAACTAATTTCATATTAATTCGGATTGAGGATTAAAATGCAACTAAAAAAGAATATGGAAATAGAACTACAAATAACTGGTACGACACATGACGGAAAAGGCGTTGGACGCTATAACGATTTTGTAATCTTTGTCCCGCACTGTGCAGAAGGCGAAACTGTAAAGGTTCATGTATTAAGTGTCAAGAAAAATCTGGCCTATGGAAAGCTTCTTGAAGTAATTGTCCCCTCCCCTGCCCGTATCGAGTCGGACTGTCCGGTCTCTGAAAAGTGCGGCGGCTGCGTTTTCCGCCATATATCCTACGAAGAAGAACTTAGAATTAAGTATAACCGCGTCAGCGACACGTTAAAGAAAATCGGGGGCCTTTCTATTACTCCAGAACAAATACTCGAAAGCCCTGAGATTTATGGATATCGCAATAAGGCTCAGTATCCCGTCGGATATACGAAAGACGGCAAAATTACTGCTGGGTTCTTTGCCGCTCACAGCCATCGTATTGTCGGCTGCCTTAACTGCCAGTTAGAGCCGCCTTTGTTCGAAAATATTTTAAAAGCCGTTATCGCATTTATGAATGAGTATAAGATAACGGCATATAATGAGGAAACCGGCGAGGGGCTTATCAGAAATATCTATATTAGGAGAGCAAGAGCTACCGGGCAGACAGCCGTATGCTTTGTCATCAACGGCGATAGTATACCCCATGAGGATAAGCTCATTGAAACAATAAGAAGTGTTTCCCCGGAAATTACAGGGATAGTACTTAATATCAACAAAAGCCGCACCAATGTTATCTTAGGTAAAACGTGCAGAACAATCTGGGGCAACGACCGCATTACTGACATATTGTGCGGCGTAAAATATGAAATTTCACCACAATCATTCTATCAAGTAAACAGTTTACAGACCGGACGGCTCTATTCTATCGCAAAAGAGTTCGCTGATTTAAATAAAAACGACACATTGCTCGATATGTACTGCGGCGCGGGTACAATTGGATTATTCATGGCTGACAGCGTAAAAAACTTAATCGGAGTGGAAGTTGTACCGGAGGCTATCGAGGACGCAAAAAGAAATGCACAAATAAACAATATCTCAAACGCCCGGTTTATTTGCTCTGATGCCGGAGAAGCCGCAAAACGCCTGTTATCCGAAGGCTACCGGCCCGACGTTGTTGTTCTTGACCCGCCGAGAAAGGGGTGCGACACTCTTACTATAGATTCAGTTGTATCAATGTCGCCCGAACGGATTGTCTATGTCTCATGCGACCCCGCTACCCTCGCCCGCGACCTTAAGATTTTCACTGAAAAAGGCTATATTGTCCGCCGTGTAAAGCCTGTCGACATGTTTCCGAGAACGAGCCATGTCGAAACAGTATGTTTGATGCGAAATAAGAGAATGTTAGAACGGTTAAAAATGCTTGGTTTGAGGTACGATGTTATATAAAAGTTATTCCCTTTTGATATGTGTAACTTTAAAAATAAAGATGCCCCCTTCACTGGATAACCAATAAAGGGGGTATCATTCATTTTTACTGTATGCTTTTTTTACTATCGACATCATTGATTCTATTAAGCAATATCAGGAAGAATAAGATATAAGCTATTGCCATAATAATGTGACCTAAGCCTGCTATACCTGAAATTGAAGAATTGATTGCAGATGATATTTCAAGTTTTAATACCTCAACACATCCACGTATAGCCATCATTATAACTGTTAATAAAAGTCCGGTATTGTAAGTTATAAAGAATATATTAAATTTCTTATTCTTAGTTAATGCAAAGGATTTTTCTAGTAATAATAAAATTAATAAGAAATGACATTTGCAGAGAAGTTGAAAAATGCAAGAAAAAATGCAGGAATGTCACAAGAGGCTCTCGCAGAAAAGCTCGGAGTATCCAGACAGGCAGTGACCAAGTGGGAAACAGAACGTGGAATTCCGGACATTGATAATCTTATTACAATCTCGAATCTATTTGGCATCAGTGTGGATGAATTTCTTTCACAGGAAAAAGAGGCAGCTGTTCGCAAAGGATATCTTTATGAAAGCAAAACAGAATATGATATTGACGGCAGAAAACGTTTTGATATGAAGCTGGGAGGCGCTTCTTCCCTCTTTGTTACAAGTACTGATAGTGAAAAGGTTCTGGTAAGGCTTGCGTCTAACGAGATCGCGACTTTAGAGACAGACTTCAATGTCAGGATTGATGATATCAAAGGCCGGATTGATGTAGACGTAAACAGATATAACAAGATGACAGAAGCCAAGGCAAAAGAGGGACTTTTTATAGAAGTGCTTCTTCCAAACAAGTATCTTTCTCATGTTGAGCTGGAATCAAACTGTGATGAGTTGCATATAAACAATCTGGCCTGTGAACAAGTAGAATTTCGCGGTAAAGCGAATAAGGTATTTCTGGAGTCCGTGGAAGCCGCGTTAGAATTGGATTGCAATATCGATATGGATATTAAGATTGTAGATTTCACAGGC
This DNA window, taken from [Clostridium] cellulosi, encodes the following:
- a CDS encoding putative protein MJ0808 (High confidence in function and specificity), with product MALKTAKYYEKDSEKAVKCLLCPNECTIGEGKSGRCFARKNIGGELTAEGYGRITSIALDPIEKKPLAMFYPGSNILSIGFYGCNFTCKFCQNYRISQCKADYREFTPKQIVELALEAQSAGNIGIAYTYNEPLTSFEFVYDCAKLAKEAGLKNVIVTNGYINREPMAELLPYIDAMNIDLKAFTDKFYRELCGGSVEPVKQAIALCAKSCHVEVTTLLIPGFNDTNEEIESIASFLAHISPDIPLHLTRHHPDYKLLEQAPIRRERLFELMDVARRHLKYVFAGNI
- a CDS encoding hypothetical protein (High confidence in function and specificity), whose translation is MPSLNIVLVEPEIPQNTGNIARTCAATGATLHIVKPMGFTVDDKKLKRAGLDYWWLMTPIKYYDGLEDFFSKNSGPFYYFSTKAKHVYTEIKYPDGCYLVFGKETAGLPEKLLYENPDTTVRLPMRAEARSLNLANSVAIGAYEVLRQWNFPNLKEHGQLREYRWDE
- a CDS encoding helix-turn-helix domain-containing protein (High confidence in function and specificity), giving the protein MTFAEKLKNARKNAGMSQEALAEKLGVSRQAVTKWETERGIPDIDNLITISNLFGISVDEFLSQEKEAAVRKGYLYESKTEYDIDGRKRFDMKLGGASSLFVTSTDSEKVLVRLASNEIATLETDFNVRIDDIKGRIDVDVNRYNKMTEAKAKEGLFIEVLLPNKYLSHVELESNCDELHINNLACEQVEFRGKANKVFLESVEAALELDCNIDMDIKIVDFTGSLEINQITSTSRLTVPENFPFRALVKGFSNSVIYESNGEVVEDFSDANAENIVELNGIKSELLICRGKAVN
- a CDS encoding thioesterase superfamily protein (High confidence in function and specificity), with amino-acid sequence MSTLHARSPQESITILTELVLPAQANLLGNLLGGQLMHFMDIAGALTCRRHSGYEVATVAVDKLEFKHPIKVGEVITITSKLIWVGNTSMKVKIDVSAEDTKVHVCKLTNTAYMTFVALDSNCKPVKVPPLAPQTDEEKALFEREQKRYLEFKKSRK
- the gpmI gene encoding 2,3-bisphosphoglycerate-independent phosphoglycerate mutase (High confidence in function and specificity), producing MKRPIALIIMDGFGINPSEYGNAIKAANTPNLDRIFSTCPTTKIGASGLNVGLPDGQMGNSEVGHTNIGAGRIVYQELTRITKSIQDGDFFENEVLKAAVENVKAKGTALHLMGLLSDGGVHSHNTHLYALLELAKRNGIDKVYVHCFMDGRDVPPTSGKEYVKELQKKLNEIGVGKIATVMGRYYAMDRDNRWERVAKAYDAIVNGEGVKNPDPVAAVEESYKNDVTDEFIVPVVCAENAEVSKDDSVIFFNFRPDRARELTRTLVDPDFNGFERKKGFFPLKYVCMTQYDAAMPNVDVAFKPEKLTNTFGEYISNLGLTQLRIAETEKYAHVTFFFNGGVEKTFPGEDRVLIPSPKVATYDLQPEMSAYKVTDEVVARINSDKYDVIILNFANCDMVGHTGVFDAAVKAVEAVDECVGRVTKAIADKGGVTLITADHGNADKMIDEDGSAFTAHTTNLVPFAVVGKDCELRDGGRLADIAPTMLEIMGIDIPSEMTGESLIKK
- the pgk gene encoding Phosphoglycerate kinase (High confidence in function and specificity) translates to MTYNKKTIEDIDVNGKRVFVRCDFNVPLDENGNITDDKRIRESIKTIKYLLDHNAKVVLSSHLGRPKGEFNMKYSLAPVAKRLSELLGKEVIMAKDVIGEDAKAKAAALKDGQAMLLENVRFHKEEEKNDESFAKALASYADIFVNDAFGTAHRAHASTEGVSHFVPVSVCGYLIQKEISIMGKALSDPKRPFVAILGGAKVSDKIGVINNLIDKVDTLIVGGGMAYTFLKSLGHHIGSSICEEDKIGLATELMEKAKSKGVKFLIPVDNRIGDKYDPNCESKVVDSDEIPDGWMGLDIGPATEKMFADAIKGAGTVVWNGPMGVSEWEKFASGTRAIATAVAESGAISIIGGGDSAAAIEHLGFADKMTHISTGGGASLEFLEGKTLPGIACLNDK
- a CDS encoding putative RNA methyltransferase CTC_02481 (High confidence in function and specificity), which gives rise to MQLKKNMEIELQITGTTHDGKGVGRYNDFVIFVPHCAEGETVKVHVLSVKKNLAYGKLLEVIVPSPARIESDCPVSEKCGGCVFRHISYEEELRIKYNRVSDTLKKIGGLSITPEQILESPEIYGYRNKAQYPVGYTKDGKITAGFFAAHSHRIVGCLNCQLEPPLFENILKAVIAFMNEYKITAYNEETGEGLIRNIYIRRARATGQTAVCFVINGDSIPHEDKLIETIRSVSPEITGIVLNINKSRTNVILGKTCRTIWGNDRITDILCGVKYEISPQSFYQVNSLQTGRLYSIAKEFADLNKNDTLLDMYCGAGTIGLFMADSVKNLIGVEVVPEAIEDAKRNAQINNISNARFICSDAGEAAKRLLSEGYRPDVVVLDPPRKGCDTLTIDSVVSMSPERIVYVSCDPATLARDLKIFTEKGYIVRRVKPVDMFPRTSHVETVCLMRNKRMLERLKMLGLRYDVI
- the tpiA gene encoding Triosephosphate isomerase (High confidence in function and specificity), with amino-acid sequence MNKDLRKVVIAGNWKMNKTPEEAKKLIEEIKPLVKDAKCEVVTCVPFVDLTTVLEATKGSNIKVGAQNCHWEEKGAFTGEISAPMLKSMNVEYVIIGHSERRQYFGETDITVNKRVKAALANGLKVIICVGESLEQREQGVTCELVAMQTKIALNGVSADDMKNVIIAYEPIWAIGTGKTATAEQANEVNHAIRETIAQVYGKAVADALTIQYGGSMNAGNAEELLAQPDVDGGLIGGASLKPADFAKIVEAASK
- a CDS encoding hypothetical protein (Family membership) — protein: MIERIFNGRNGIDIISLCALMLALLFMPYKWTWLLAVALIGYALFRCFSKNIYKRRQEVWKFQNGLMRFAQFFARNTAGMRNFFKYISLKWKNRKTTVYFKCPKCRKILSLPRHKGKLAVTCTVCGHEFIKKT
- a CDS encoding Protein TTE1956 (High confidence in function and specificity) produces the protein MSDVIIGGYLLPHPPVIVPEVGKGRENDAALTLKAYQQVSLEAKQLAPDTVIIISPHAPLFSDYVFMYDSPQLSGSFANFDAPNAKLSFEQDSDLRQEIERAMHKAGIPGGTLSASEKARFDIKDELDHGVLVPLYYFSKLYKDFKIVAMSCSGLDMQQLYNLGKLLRACAEKLSRKTVILASGDMSHKVNRESPYGMRPEGAEFDRQVSEFISASDIPSILSIDSGLREKAAECGYRSLVILCGAFDKIKPECELLSYEAPFGIGYCVARFSPSETSAPSAFEQAYKKVPRENENPYVNIARKSLEAYVQSGTEISSSQFRNIPNAKDLFEKRAGVFVSLKKFGELRGCIGTTAPTQDNIAEEIIENAISAGTRDPRFNPVRPDELDFLEYSVDVLSEAVPAKISELDPKTYGVIVRKGSRSGLLLPDLEGVDTVEQQLEIACRKAGINPRENYDIYKFTVTRYKGNSKEG